The Ictalurus punctatus breed USDA103 chromosome 17, Coco_2.0, whole genome shotgun sequence sequence AAATAATCTATCCAGCACATGTGGCGCTACTTTGGATTCCACTGAGAGCATGCAACATAAAAATAGAAGACATCAGAAATCCTCAGTGATTGCACAACAGGTGAGGGCTCTgctttttttctgattgtgttTCGTTATTTTCAGAAAACAGCAAAGTGATAGTGGTGAGATATTGCATATTTGAGGATTTTCAGGAAATTCAGCAGCCATGGCTTAGTTATcctttaatgtaataaaatgctTGGAGAAAATTGTGGTATTCAAAGCAGATGTGAAGCATGAACAGGATGTATGCATAATTGTTTGGTGAATCTTAATGAGGGCCAGTTTAATGGAATTTGCGATAGACTAGAGATGACAAACAAATTGAAGTGGGTCAGTGCATGAAGGATTACTGGATTTAAGGTAGGTCATGTGCTCAAATGCCTTGATAGGCACAGACAGTGGGTCAgcggttctcaaagtggggtccaggGACCCTTTGGGGTCCCCAGCATAATCAGGGCATCTGtaaatttgtattcatttgcAGCAGTGGAAATCACAACAGACCATTATCAAtcagttattatatttaatattaagtTTGTATAGTTATTATCCCGTtggactggtcacttgaatgaAACTTCAATAGTTCAAAAATAAGTAGGACTATAACTAATGTCAGTTTGGATCTAACCTGTCTGTcaatggaaagttcaggaatagaaACCTCTGTCGCTCATATAAACAGACAAAATCTTATTGTACACATTCAAATTATGCTCATGAAATAAATCACTGCTGAGGCAGTCTGTGGAATTTACAGTTAAAAGGGGTTCCTGACTACAACATTTTTAAGATATTCTGACATGCCTTAGACTTACTGTACTTCAACTATGCATATGTAATaccttaaataataaaaatttctGATGTTTCATTTGAGGAATTAATGTCATTTGCATACTACTAGTTTTGTCACCAAGAATCCATGGATTCTCAAACATTTACCAGAAAATAGCCTTAAAAAAATTCCATAGACCCCCTCAATACaggtttattttatgaacataatccaactattaTGCCAAATATTTGGCAAATGAACCTTTTCTTATGGCTGTGCAAAGCTTGTATTTTGCTGATTTATGCATGCACTTTATAACTTATTATTGTGAACCGTGATTAACTATTGAATTAAACTTTTCCTTCTTTTCAGATGACCCCACTCTAGTGTTTATTCTCGCAATCGGTTGTAATGTTATTCAATTGCACTTTATTGTTCCTTAAAATGCCCAAACACGTTATTTTACTGGTCATCAGGTAAAGCAGGGGAGCAGACGAGCTCTTGGCGCCCCCTAGTGGCCGCTTTATAACGACATTATTCATGCAGGACAGACTGCATCTGACGCAGTCAATGTTCAGATATAAAAGAAGTTAATGTGATTTTCGGATCTTAATGTGATTTTCGGTGCAGTAGAGCCTTCAGTCTCAGCGATCACGTGTGAATTATTGAACGTTGCAGTTAAAGGGAAGGGCAGTAAtggaagccccccccccccttactaATACAAATAACCTGGAGTTCAGTTGaggtcagaagtttacatatgccttgtagaatctgcaaaatgttaataataataataataataataataataataataataagattaagaagaagaagaagaagaagaagaagaagaagaaggatcataaaaatagcattttgttgtttatttagtcctgccctgaataagctaatttacataacagatgtttacatataatccacaagacacaatactaactgaatttacacaaatgaaccagttcagaaCTGTATATACCCTtggttcttaatactgtgtgatgatcaacaactgtttttatgttttgtgatagctGTTCATAAGTCTCTTGTTTATCCTGAGCAGTTATACTGCCCATTGTCCactgtaaacttttgaacagcattatcggtgtaaattgttattattttgtttaaagatctttttttttttcatttagtactgcccttcagacactacataagatatttacatgtttcccagaagacaaaataataatttcaccgaacatcctgttcaaaagtttacacaaaatgttcagaagaacagtgggcagtttaacttctcaggacaaacaagggactcatgaacaactctcacaaaacataaaaacagttgttgatcatccaggtaacagcacagtattaagaatcaagcgtatgtaaacttctgaactggGTCATTTATGTAAACTCAGTTATTAGTCTtctggactatatgtaaacatctgttatgtgaaatagtttattcagagcagtacaaaataaacaacaaacaaaatacatttttccctcttatccctcttatttaaaaaataattatgaacatttcgtagattctgcaaggcgtatgtaaacttatgacttCAACTGTATATAGAACatgattttataaaataatagttCAAACAATTGCATCAGCATAAGTGTATTATGTCCCTGAGAAAAGTTACTCTGTTATGGCCTGTAGTGCTTTTTTGTGTTTactggttttttgttttttttttaaatatacatttccCAATGCCCCTTTATTCCAGCCCCATCTCAGTTtgttcagaaagaaaaacatagaCGAAACTGTGTTAAGAACCCAGCACAACCAGATACTTCTCCtgtcagcaaaaaaaacaacaacattctgTCCttccaaacaaacacacaaacaaacaaacaaacaaacaaaaaactttgaACACCGTAAAAATCGAATAAACCCTGGTAGCATTTTTCCAAGATGAAATACTTTATTACTGGTGAAGGCGATGAAGCTGGGTGCAAAATGGCTGGATAGGTATGTAAAATCAATCTATAGGTTTTACATTGTTTGACTGACCTGAGAGGCAGTTAAGGCAATGCTTTGGATGACGCACCTTCATAAAGCACATTTTGAACATTCTCATAAATAAGTATGAGGCAACTTTCGCGTGTTTATAAGGTTATAACTTAGTTTTGGATTAGTTTAATGGCTTAGTGTGCAGCTAAGGATGTTAACAGCAGCACTTTAAAGCTCATGagagctctctcacctcctcatctgtatcTCAAAGAGATAAagttccaaagcttcaacttaaTACTAATACCACTGTCGACACAATCATGTTAGCAATCTGGTAGCGTGCTTAGAAAACTGGACCGCTAAAATAAGATGCATATTGGAAAATTTGGGTATTTTCCAAATTCCATGTATATGTCCCATGTGATAATGCATTAATGCTCTCAAAAGTATGATCTTTTAAGTAATTACGCTACCTAATAAGGAATTTGGCATTTCTACAGAGATGATTACATTCGGATGTAAATGGGAAAAgtacccccccccaaaaaaaacaaacaaacaaacaaacaaacaaaaaaaaacaaatatattgtaGGAATAGAGGGCTTCTACTTTTCCACAAATTTGATgaatttcatgatttttttttgtttatttggctGCTATGTACTCTGTCTCATTATTTACATTGTGTTGGTTCAGTCGGtctattttattagcaatattAATAAAGTCAAAGCACGACAAGCAACATTTCACATCCAGGATTCCTGGATTCCACTTGTATCCTGCAACCATTTGTCATCAGAAGTCACATAGTTACTTGAATTGAGTCCACCTGTGGTTTTCATTCAACTAATGAACTTTGAACACCTTGCACTTGCAGAGCCCCATTGaatacattattaattaatttttttttttttaaagaattgtgGTTCTGTCTAGAGGAGGCTGTCCACATGAAGTCAGTGATTGGATAAAGAAGGCTTTAGTCAGAGAAGCAGCCAAGAGGCCATGGGTAAATATGAATCAGCTGGAAAAATACACAGCTCAGATGGGAGAAGCTGTTCACAGGATAACAGCAGCCCGGACACTCCACAAAGCCGGactttatgaaaataaaatttctaTGAAAATCCCGTTTGCCAAAAGGCATGTTGGAGACTCCACAAACATGTGGAAAAAGGTTAGCCAATCTCATGATTCACCAATGAATCTTTTTGACCTTGACACAAAACTCTACGTTTTGAGACCCAACTGCTCAGCACCCCAATAACATCATCCCCACAGTCACGCAAGGTCATTGTTGTGCCATATTTGTTTCCCataaataatggatttaatggtgcgCCATGGAATATTCAaacttttaaatgaacaaactcTGACTGGACTTGTTTTGTCCCAGACTTGTTTCTATAGTTCCTTGGTCTCCATGATGAttctgtttgtttaggtatgtttTCTACCAAGCTCTCGTGCCTTCCAGGAACAAGTGTATTTGTACTGAGATCATGTGAAAACTGGTTGTAATAGAAATAATTTAGGGATTTCAGAGCTATGGTTGGACAAAATCTTCTTTTAATTGCGTCACTTGGGATTCAAGATTTGAGTGATTAAAGGGTCTAAGTGATCCCGTAATGTAtgaagagctttaaaaaataaataattaaacctTGAAATTGTGTGGAAAGCTAGTGAAGAAAAGCTAGGAGAAGGTTAATGGgttcttgttttcttgttgtATTGTTCAATTACATTGTACAACATGTTTGATTACGTTTATACTGTACCAATAATCCCAAACCAGTTCTCAATTTGAAAACATTTGCTGACCAGTTCTACATTTATCTAGCTGGCTGTCTCAGCCTGACTCCCATCCTGTATGGTTTGGGTGTAAGTGTGATTCCATACACAGGAGTGAAGTCTGGTTCTCCTGCATCTTCAGGCCAAATGAACTGGAAGCGGTGCAGCAGAGTGACAAAAGTGAGGAAGAGCTCCATGCAAGCCAGGCCTTCACCGAGACATGACCGAAGAcctacacatgtgtatatatatagcatcaattatttatgtattgcaGAGTAGCCTCTGATGCAAGTACAAGagtatttcaagcttgaaattggttttatatatatatatatatatatatatatatatatatatatatatatatatatagagagagagagagagagagagagagagagagagagagagagagaggtttcataattatatatttggtttattgtaatctcaTTATAGCAAATACTagataaatgtgactatattcaaCATATTTatacttgctaagatgtcattatCTGCAGTATAGGTAACAGTAAAGGTTGAAGCTGAAGCTTCTAAAGGTTGAAGCTGTATTCTGTGCTCCAGTGTGAAGAAGTCAAGAAGTCACATCTAAAATCTCACCAGCAGAAAATGGTATGAAGGCTTCAGGCTTCTCAAACTGTCCCTGTTCATTTAGAAAGTTTGATGGATTAAATTCATGAGCAAACTTCCAATGGCCTTCTTCACACAGCACTGAGGAAAGGTTAGGGATGATGACAGTGCCCTATAATGCAGAAAAGATAAGCAGCAGACAAAAAGAGGTGTGAATGCatgtgaatgaaatgaaatctttAACTTTGGGATGTTGTAGCCCATCAGTTCAGTATCTCTTGTGGTGCAGTGGAACACACTCAGAGGGACGGTGTTGGTGATGCGCTGAGACTCGTGAATCACAGCCTGTGTGTATGGCATATTGTGTCTATCCTCAAAAGACGCTTGAGCTTTTCCCTACAGAACCGTGTCAATCTCTTGCTGGCATTTCTCTAGAAATACAAGACAAGGCATATGACACTATTACCACCTTTCTTAAGTTTCCTATATAAACTTTCCAGAATGTATAAAAGAAGCAGACATATAACAAAGTGCAATGTCTAACTTATAGTTCAGACCTTGAACATCTGAATGAGTGATAAGGTAGAGGAACGCTGTAAGGAGGGTGTTGGATGTGGTATCAGTCCCAGCAAAGTGTAGGTCCAGCAAATGCATCAAGAGCTGATTCTCAGTAAAAGAGGAGCCATCAACTTTCTGATGAAAAACAGCAGTTATCATGCATTTACATAGAAACATATTGCATCTATAGCACATCTAAGCACAAGAAACTAGTATAACTGAGCTAGCAGAGCTAAGTCCCCCTGTCTTTCAATATGACATTACATTTTTGGCATTAATTTTAGATTAATTGTTCTTAAAGCAGAATATTTTAGACTTATATTGGACCCAACCACAACAGCAGCATCAATGTTGCACATAAGAAAAATATAGAGAATGGTATGAAaagtgaggctggggctgattttgTAGCATTTATGTAGCCTATCAGTGATACTCGTGTCAGCtgattacacagagtgaaacAACGCTTACATTTCTTCAGCATTTAGGCTGATATTTTTCAGCCTGCTTCACTAACACGCCCATAACTCATCATCAGCAGTGATTGAGAAGGCGCATGTGAAaagatgttccagtaggaatataaataagctccagttagtccagaatgcagccgcgagagtcctaactagaactagaagatacgaccatatcacaccgatattatcaatactgcattggctcccaggaaaatctcgcattaactataaaatacttttattaacctataaagcactagacggtcttgcgccacaatatctaagcgaccttttggttttctatgatcctccacgcctacttagatcaaaagatgcagactatttgacggtacctcgaatagtaaaggctacagcaggggggagagctttcgcttatagagccccacagttatggaacagtcttcctattagtgttcaggactcagacacagtctcagtgtttaagtctaggcttaaaacctatttgtttagtcaagcctaccatgactagattctgttctactacttcgcagtcataataatcttttttctccctctctcctttcgccgagccccacacgaatttatggagatactagagatccagatcctttctgcctctggatggagctcaaatcttctctaattccagactgctgggactactgCTGTTCCTAAGGCCAtatagacttcatataaatccataatgaactttttcacattatctgttgttacccagatgaggacgggttcccttctgagtcgggttcctctcaaggtttcttcctcttaaaacatcttagggagttttttcctcgccaccatcaccactcagtggcttgctcagttgggataaattcacacctttaatatctgtataccatgttgatatttctgtaaagctgctttgagacaatgtctattgtaaaaagcgctatacaaataaaattgaattgaattgaaaaagcAGTTGCATGTGTAATCAATGCGAACAAGGTTGATTATTTAGTCATCTTTTCCCCCAAAAtgcctttggaggagaaactaaaacTGGAAAGTAGACTAACCACACACTATCCAAATTACAATGACAGAACCGtacattttcaaatgtttttttttttttttttttttttggtttagatTACAGCTGTTCTGTTTACCACGTTTGTTATTTGGAGGAGATCCAGCTTGGTGCCATTTGGGCATGACTTGCCCTACATCATTCTTATTAATGCATCAGTGAGATCTCATGATAtaatgcagtggttttcaatcCTGGTCCTGGAGACCCACCGCTCTGCACATTTTGTATGTCTcctgtatttaacaaaaaagctcttaaaatgataaattgttGCTGGGTTGACAAAGTCAACTCaatgaaatgataaatgatgatCGAATAAACTTCAAACGATTAATGttcataccataccataccataccataatGTACCATAATGTTCAGGACTCAGGActcaggtcacacacacacacaccttccaaaatattcatattaattCATACAAAACTATTAACACGGTACTcgttgtcatgttcatgaaaccagtttgagacaacttttgctttgtgacatgatgcataatcatgctggaagtagccattagaagatgggtaaatgtGTACAcacccaaagtgtgccaagaaagcattccccacatcattacaccaactctaccagcctggactgttgacacaaggcaggttggatccatggattcatgctgttgttaccaaattctgaccctaccatctgtgtgcttcAGCAGAAATTGAGATTCAGTAGATaaggctacatttttccagtcttcagctgtccagttttggtgagtctgtgcccactgcagcctcagatttctgttcttggctgacagaagtacAACCTGACATATCCTGACAtatatttttcccccattcGGACGGTTGAGAtgaacattacccgaagctgctggcccgtatctgcatgattttatgcagtgcattgctgccacacgattggcttattacattacatttacatttattcatttagcacacgcttttatccaaagcgacatACAAATGAGAAGAATACAAGCAAATTAttagataattgtatgaatgcgTATGTGAACAGTTGCTCTTAATAAAATGCTCAGTGAGTTTATTTGGGTGGACATCATAATAGGGATTCAAATGTGAAGTCAAATGATCTCTGAGGCCCTCTTGTGGCTGGCTCCAGTACAACGTTTAGCCCTGCCCATAACACATTAATTGTGAATAATTAATAAGACACACACAGTGCAActcattatatataaattttatgaACATCATTACAGCACAATTACTATGCAAAGCAATGTTATTCATTGTCAAGTAATATGCTTTGCACAGCAACTGCATTGTAATGATGTCCATGTTCAACAGTCAACAgaatcatatttattattattattaacattagtacaaatgttagtgttggtgtttttATATGTAATCTCTAGAAGATGTCACTAGTAAGATGGTTGCCAGATTTTTGAACCTAGACTCTTTTTCCTGTGCAACCACTTCAAACAATTTAGTGTTTCATGAGGCTTTGCTTTCCCCCATCACTAGATGCGATGAATAAGgaaaaaatagcattttatatTGTAACGCCAGATCTACAGTTAATTTTCTTCTCCTGTGGTTGTTTATCACCCATCACTTCAATATCCCTGAACACAGACTGCAAGGAGATGGCTTTTcacacaaattacacaaaacaaGGGATGTGTATATTTGTTCCTTtaacgtaataataataataataacaataataaacacaatatgTTAAAATGTCATGGCACATGTGATGACAATATATATgatattaatgttttaaacaaGGGCTTCAAGGAATTAAGTGGTTGAATAAGGGGTAATATATAGGGTTTGAATTTTGGcttatattaaatgtattgtCCGATATATGCTTGTTTTATATAGGGTATAAAAAATAAGGTCAGTGGAATGGGTGACCTAAAAGCAATTATGTGTATGAATTTGAAGTGGATGTACACACtggaaatatataaaatatcataagcaaaagtgtccaaatacttattaATTAATACAATTACTAATTAATTGATACTAAGTAAATGGTATGAACCGACAAAATGATAAGCACTGATGTGAACTACTGGAAATTGAATTATCAGCATGAATTTAATTCagactatgtttttttttttaaaaagtgaggAAAAAAGGCAATTTAGCTTTTTGTGAGAATACCACACTGAGCAAAACCTGATGCATCTACCGTAGTAGTATGGATTATAGGGACGTGGTGGCTCAGTGTTTAAGGCTCTGGGCTACTGATTGAAATGTTGtaaattcaaatcccagcacagtACATAATTGCTGTTCTgtcttgagcaagacccttaatgctcaattgctcagttgtatcctgtccaaagttgctttggataaaatgcGCCAGCCAAATCAACAAAATGTAAATGACTTCAGTTGGGTAATATGCTGCTGGACTAGTTTGTGAAAGGTGATTTGATATCCAAatgagcacaaaaaaaaaaaataaaaaaaaaaatactggtgGGTTCCACCAGAGAACACTGCTGTAGACACACCTAGAAAACACCTGCTTAATGACTGGAATGAACTAGATGCTGTTGCACGAGATATGAGAGACATTTTATATTTGTGGTGGACATAAGTGTAGATCCAGTGCCAAactggtattttatttttggtgaCAAGCTTGAATATTTGAAacaggttttattatttttttttacttttttttttttttttttttaaaaaaaaaaaaagtgcaggaTATAGCTCTGTttgcatttaacattttttttttgtcaaacatttaatacattATATAGATATTTGCAAATGAATGAACATCCATTCAGACAACCAATACTCCACAGTAAAGGATCATATGCAGTAATATAGATGATGCCGATTTCCAGGACTGAActagctgtgttttatttaaatcagtATCGCTGTCTCCACACTTCCACTTGCTATTAAAACAAAACCAGGTCTGGTCaaggaaatgtgttttttccccctggagCATGTTTctgaattagattttttttttttttttttagcatgacattctttaaatgaaaataaattttgtATTTTGGCTGTGTTAGGAAAGCTACTAAAACTTGAGTTACACAGCTAGCACCAAAGCTACAATGCACAGAAACATACATAATTACATGAAAATCAAACAAGCCCTTGGATGCTACTTTATTATGAGCCTGAAATACACTTCAACATCACTCCACTAAACTTGGCATCTTCATATAATAAAGAGTTTGCTCAGGCTTGCTGCCTGCTGGAAAAGTGGTGGGgttttttctccccaatttggccAATTCCCCATCCACTGCCAGGTTCTTCCTGTCATACAACGGCTACCAAacggggagggtgaaggctagcaTGTatttcctctgagacacatgaagccaaccAAAAGCATCTTTCCCAACAGGGCAGCAcaacactcagaggaaagcactatctgccctcttccgcatacatgagctcacagacgcacgtaatgagagagtgagagaacatCCATCccacccagaatgcactgccAATATTAATCCCTAGGCTGCCAGCtaacagatggctgtggcattgtcacGTTTCAAATTTATCATCTCCTAGGACAAACACTTTTCTGATGTGCCACTCGGGAGTGTGAGAATGCGAACTTCAACCAAATCATTCCGTAGACAGTCAACTATAAATTACTAggaaatattaattaattaataataacaaaacacCTTTACCATGTTGAATGAAGTAATTGAGACAGGACGCTCCCTTTCATAGTGTGCAGTGTCTGATCTGGctttcttccaaaaacatgcagggtGCTGTGTATTCCCCAGTGCCCTCTGTGAAAACTTCCCCCAGTCAGCACTGTTCAAACTCCAATgcaatacattttatacaggtaatgtaGTCAGGTGTTTAGTAATAAGAGTAAAGTGTAACTTGACAAAGCATTCAACATTCCACAGTCCCTCCGGGGGTTTTCGCAaatttgcgatcgcagaaatgaacgcaaaatcaaacaaactctgcaatattcagaggagcttgccgTTTTTCAagattaccgcagattttctgcaggttTAGGCAAAGACGCG is a genomic window containing:
- the LOC108277596 gene encoding LOW QUALITY PROTEIN: cytochrome P450 2D17-like (The sequence of the model RefSeq protein was modified relative to this genomic sequence to represent the inferred CDS: substituted 1 base at 1 genomic stop codon); translation: MITAVFHQKVDGSSFTENQLLMHLLDLHFAGTDTTSNTLLTAFLYLITHSDVQEKCQQEIDTVLXGKAQASFEDRHNMPYTQAVIHESQRITNTVPLSVFHCTTRDTELMGYNIPKGTVIIPNLSSVLCEEGHWKFAHEFNPSNFLNEQGQFEKPEAFIPFSAGLRSCLGEGLACMELFLTFVTLLHRFQFIWPEDAGEPDFTPVYGITLTPKPYRMGVRLRQPAR